CCACGAGTTGTAGGCGGTGTGCGGGTCGAAGCGCGGATCGTCCAGGGCCACCGAGGTGAACGGGAACGCGGCGAAGAAGCGCCGCGGGTTGAGCAGGTGCCGCTCGGCGGCCGCGTCGAAGAAGGCGTCGCCGCCGATGCCGCAGGCGAGCACCCGCAGCAGCGCGTCGGTGTTCACGCGGACCGGCTCGCCCTGGGCGTCGCGGTCGTAGAACGTGCCGTCTTCGTCGTGCCAGGTCTGCTCCAGCAGCGCGCGCTGCGAGCGGGCCGCCTTGACGCGCCACGGCTCCGGGTCGAGGTGCAGGCTCGCCGCGATGCCGGCCAGCGCCAGGCGCTGCGCGGCGACGTTGGCGGTCAGGTCGGGCGCGACGAACGGCAGCCGCGGGTTGTCGCGGTCGTAGCGGGTGGCGTCCCCTCCGGGGCAGCCGTCGGGGACGTGCCAGAACCGCGGGGAGCGGTCGTGACCGGTGTCGTAGGTGCAGAACGCCTCGACGCCGCCGGTGCCGCGGGTGTCGCGGTGCTCGGCGAGCCACGCGTCGTGGGCGGCCAGCGCGGGGTAGGCGTCGGCCAGCAGCGCCGGGTCGGCGGCCAGGGCGGCGACGCGGGCGACGCTGCGCGCGAACGGGGTGACCATCTGGATCTGGGCGTAGGAGGGCCCCTCGGGGGTCACCTTGTAGGGCAGCTGGCCGTCGGGGCCCGGCTGCGACACGACCCGCCGGATCGTCTCGGCGGCCACCCCCGGCAGGAAGCGGGCGAGCACCTCGCAGCAGATGGACGCCGTGGACTCGACCCACGCGCCCCCGTAGATCCCGCCCTCGTGCAGGATCGGCGCGCGGCCCGGGTGCGCGACCAGGCAGCGCTCCAGCCGCTCGGTGGCGGCGTGCCAGGCCCCCTCGAGCGGGCCGTCCGCGGCGAACGTGACGCGGGCGTCGGACCAGCCCTCGCCAGCTGCCTGCTCGGGCCGGTGCGGTGCGGTGTCAGCCATGCGGGCACCCTACCGACCCCGCTCGGGCTGGTCAGGCCCCGGTTGCGATTTAGTCTCAAGATGCTACAAATCTCTGGCGCAGCGACCCCCTCTGCCCCTAGGGTGACGCCACCAGCATCAAGGGAGATGAAATGAAACGTGCAAACAAGGTGCGGCTCGCGGCGGTCATCGCCTCGCTCGCCGTCCTGGCCACCGGCTGCTCCTCCGGCGGCGGTCCGGGCGCGACGCCCACGCCGGAGGGCCCCGCGACCATCCGGTTCGCCTGGTGAGGCAACGCGACCCGCGCCCAGACCACGCAGGCCATCGTCGACGCCTTCATGGCCGAGAATCCCGACATCAAGGTCGTCACCGAGCCGGGCGAGTTCTCGGGCTACTTCGACAAGCTCGCCACCCAGGTGGCCGCCAACGACGCCCCCGACCTGATCACCCTGGGAGGGGCCTACCTGCCCGAGTACACCGGGCGGAAGGTGCTGCTGGACCTCGACACCGTCAAGGCGGAGTTCCCGACCGACAAGATCGACCAGGGGGCGATCGACAACGGCAAGGTCGACGGCAAGCGGTTCGGCGCCACCACCGGCGTGAACGCCCTCGGCGTCCTGGTGAACCCGAAGGTGTTCGCGGACGCCGGCGTCGCGCTCCCCGACGACGAGACCTGGACGTGGGACGACTACGCGCGGATCGCGCAGAAGATCCAGTCCAAATCCCCCGACGGCGTCTACGGCGCCGCGGGCGGCCTGACCCACGACAGCCTGGACGCCTGGGCGCGCCAGCGCGGCGAGAGGCTCTACACCGCCGACGGCAAGCTGGGGCTCACCAAGCCGACCCTCACCGACTACTTCCAGTACTCGCTCGATCTGGTCAACGACAAGGCCGCGCCCCCGGCGTCCATCATCACCGAGCAGGTGAACATCGCCATCGAGCAGTCGCTCGTCGCCACCAACAAGGCGGGCATGGCGGTCACCTGGAGCAACTACCTGACGCCGGGCAGCAAGGCCGCCGGGCAGGACCTGAAGCTGTTCAAGCTGCCGGGCGAGAGCGTCGGCAAGCCGGGCATCTGGCAGCAGTCGAGCCAGTTCTTCGCCATCAGCGCCAGGTCCAAGCACCCGCAGGCGGCCGCGAAGCTGATCGACTACCTGCTCAACTCGCCGGAGGCGGGCAAGAAGGTCCTCAACGACCGCGGCGTCCCGACGAACTCGGCGGTGCGCGAGGCCATCGCGCCGGCCCTGTCCTCGACGGGCAAGGCCGAGGTCGAGTACATCGACCGCATCGGCAAGATGGACCTGCAGCCGACCTTCATCGGGCCTCCCGGGTCGACGCAGGTCACCGACATCACCAACCGCGCGATGAGCGACGTGCTGTTCGCCCGGGCCACGCCCGAGCAGGCCGCCGACCGCTGGATCGCCGAGACCCAGAGCGCCATCGCCTGATGCCGCACAGCAGCGAGATCCAGATCCGTGACCCGTTCGTCGTCGTGGACGACGGCCGCTACTGGCTGTTCGGCAGCACCGACCCGAACATCTGGACCGGCCCCGGGCAGGGTTTCGACTGCTACGCCTCGACCGACCTCTCCTCCTGGGAGGGGCCGGTCGAGGCCTTCGGCGCCCGCCCCGACTTCTGGGGCACCGAGAACTTCTGGGCCCCGAGGCGCACCGGTTCGCCGATGCCTGGTACCTGTTCGCCACCTTCCACGCGGCCGGCGCGCTGCGGGCCAGCCACATCCTGCGCGCGGACGCGGTGCAGGGCCCCTACGAGCCCTGGTCGGACGGCCCGATCACGCCGCCGGGGTGGCAGTGCCTGGACGCCACCCTGTTCGTCGCCGAGGACGGAACCCCCTGGACGGTGTTCTGCCACGAGTGGCAGCAGGTGCACGACGGCGGCATGTGGGCGATGCCGCTCACCCCGGACCTGCGTCGGGCCGCCGGGCGCCCGGTCTGGCTGTTCAACGCGTCCGAGGCGCCCTGGACGCGCCCGCTCGCCCTGCCGCCCCACAAGGCGCGCCCCTTCGACGTCCACGTCACCGACGGCCCGTTCCTGCACCGGACGGCCTCGGGCGCGCTGCTGATGCTGTGGTCCAGCTTCACCGACGCCGGGTACGCGATGGGGGTGGCGCGGTCGGCGTCCGGGGAGATCGTCGGTCCGTGGGAGCACGAGCCCGAGCCGCTGATCGACGGGGGCTGCGGGCACGGCATGGTCTTCCGCGACCTGGACGGCGCCCTGCGGGCGACCTACCACACGCCCAACGACACCCCGAACGAGCGCCTGGTGATCCGCACGCTGCTCGAGGACGGCGACCGGCTGCGGCTGGCCGACTGAGCGGCGGCGCGCGCCGGCACCGGGTGGGTCAGACCGCGCCCGGGGCCCCGAAGCCGGCGATCTCGATCTTCTTCATGCCCATCAGCGTGTCGTAGGCGCCCGGGGCGGCCATCAGCTCGCCCAGGTTGTCGGGGACGAGCTGCCAGCTCACGCCGAACCTGTCGGCGCACCAGCCGCACTGCTCGGCCTCGGGGACGGCGCTGAGCTGCGACCACCAGCGGTCAAGCTCCTCCTGGCCGTGGCAGTTCACCATCAGGGAGACCCCGCAGTTGAACGTGACGTCGGAGGCCACGCCGGAGTCCATCGCCGCGAACCACTGGTCGAACAGCTGCAGGTCGCCGAACTGGAGGGCCTCGGGCGCGGCGGGGCCCACCTGCTCG
Above is a window of Propioniciclava coleopterorum DNA encoding:
- a CDS encoding MGH1-like glycoside hydrolase domain-containing protein, giving the protein MADTAPHRPEQAAGEGWSDARVTFAADGPLEGAWHAATERLERCLVAHPGRAPILHEGGIYGGAWVESTASICCEVLARFLPGVAAETIRRVVSQPGPDGQLPYKVTPEGPSYAQIQMVTPFARSVARVAALAADPALLADAYPALAAHDAWLAEHRDTRGTGGVEAFCTYDTGHDRSPRFWHVPDGCPGGDATRYDRDNPRLPFVAPDLTANVAAQRLALAGIAASLHLDPEPWRVKAARSQRALLEQTWHDEDGTFYDRDAQGEPVRVNTDALLRVLACGIGGDAFFDAAAERHLLNPRRFFAAFPFTSVALDDPRFDPHTAYNSWAGPTNMLAILRAPDAFEPHGRYVELGWALWPTVAALSREVRFAQTVNPWVGDQGFTSDYAPAILALLDFVERCCGVLPRFDRTLWVTGMRAPQVQHDLPATATSYGRDVGGRRYDLRVEGEDATLRVDGDVSAVFPAGLRLVLDAAGDLSEIVGMVARTVEGELTWGGTTVEVAVAGNERWAWNAGRPERVAARGVIVPR
- a CDS encoding glycoside hydrolase family 43 protein, which translates into the protein MGPEAHRFADAWYLFATFHAAGALRASHILRADAVQGPYEPWSDGPITPPGWQCLDATLFVAEDGTPWTVFCHEWQQVHDGGMWAMPLTPDLRRAAGRPVWLFNASEAPWTRPLALPPHKARPFDVHVTDGPFLHRTASGALLMLWSSFTDAGYAMGVARSASGEIVGPWEHEPEPLIDGGCGHGMVFRDLDGALRATYHTPNDTPNERLVIRTLLEDGDRLRLAD